From a single Streptomyces rubradiris genomic region:
- a CDS encoding ArsR/SmtB family transcription factor, with protein MLRVHFTAEDFARIRFAPRPAPLQELHAALTTAVTQRGGPLFAPWRGRILRSLPAASGPLADLVPAGRPPSFLDVLGDTMADGFEQLRATSPGLVRAELERVYGAVPPPRWIRGLHAGDEAAWRTPQRAQQAAFETVLAPVWSVVQDLHREEFTRYALTVAEYGVAAALTGLAPGSRLHEGVWEWPGAAPNRDVCLNGRGLVLLPTFHHPAGPLLQDTPGHSAALAYPAGPGLPPTAGGAVVSSEALAAILGRTRLDALRLLAKPHTTTSLANALHVSNATASSHAAALRSAGMATTTRAGRSVTHQRTALGTLVAGAWPPYFTTRRSQRSPLR; from the coding sequence GTGCTGCGAGTGCACTTCACCGCGGAGGACTTCGCCCGTATCCGGTTCGCACCCCGCCCGGCGCCGCTCCAGGAACTGCACGCCGCCCTGACGACAGCCGTGACCCAGCGTGGCGGGCCGCTGTTCGCGCCATGGCGCGGCCGCATCCTGCGCTCCCTGCCAGCCGCAAGCGGTCCGCTCGCCGATCTGGTTCCCGCGGGCCGCCCGCCCTCCTTCCTCGACGTCCTCGGTGACACCATGGCCGACGGTTTCGAGCAGCTCCGAGCCACCAGCCCCGGTCTCGTCCGAGCCGAGCTGGAGCGGGTCTACGGGGCGGTGCCCCCTCCTCGCTGGATCCGGGGCCTGCACGCGGGCGACGAGGCCGCCTGGCGCACCCCGCAGCGCGCCCAGCAGGCCGCGTTCGAGACGGTCCTCGCCCCGGTCTGGTCCGTCGTGCAGGATCTACACCGTGAGGAATTCACCCGCTACGCCCTGACGGTCGCCGAGTATGGCGTGGCAGCCGCTTTGACCGGCCTGGCCCCGGGCAGCCGGCTCCACGAGGGCGTGTGGGAATGGCCCGGCGCGGCGCCGAACCGCGACGTTTGCCTCAACGGGCGTGGCCTGGTTCTGCTGCCCACCTTCCACCACCCGGCGGGCCCACTTCTCCAGGACACCCCGGGCCATTCCGCGGCCTTGGCATACCCGGCCGGTCCCGGGCTCCCGCCCACCGCGGGGGGCGCCGTCGTCTCCTCCGAGGCCCTTGCCGCGATCCTGGGCCGCACCCGGCTGGACGCCCTGCGGCTCCTGGCCAAGCCTCACACCACGACATCCCTCGCCAACGCCCTCCACGTCAGCAACGCGACGGCTTCGTCCCACGCGGCCGCGCTGAGATCGGCAGGCATGGCGACGACGACCCGCGCAGGCCGCTCGGTCACCCACCAGCGCACGGCCCTCGGCACGCTGGTTGCGGGCGCTTGGCCGCCGTACTTCACCACAAGACGGAGCCAACGATCGCCACTCAGGTGA
- a CDS encoding DUF6531 domain-containing protein yields MGYTIPGWLDEILDVIGISFPNVDEDDYREMATSMREFADNFEGKGGDAHQAVSRILSSSQGWAVDAMEKHWSHVKAGHLDKIPELARLFADACDVVADIIYGMKIKAEIELGAMAASVGISLGLAAFTGGLSALLGAAEITAMRQAVKRIIDEAADRIVDELVARVTEPVNAKLEKMVEDAVLDLAEGAFSLPPEPTTGGGGSGKHGHGGGMQLASAGAGAMMLASAGGGSGSDLHIDHVEFEDGADKVSRRGGDLHTAVTDPLERAKGHFGRTKGRDAFTAPFESVLEGALKGSEKAVKKIVKHLSETVPDRVKATSRLHKGNDIDIGRRANSVHVNSGTAGDGSGHHGAPVTGRKPGPGLKIDSADLSRQGRELNTKQLCGDPIDMASGQMVLAQTDVALPGVLPLILRRTHLSGYEEGRFFGPSWASTLDERIQQDDALGGYWWHREDGSALAYPRMPDLPGDRVGPAEGVRLPLTYVSRGSGYVLTVEDPYSGLTRQFEAGTAQGGPWWLVGIEDRNGNHISVERDDDGVPLTVTHSGGYRIRVDHDDQQRITVLWALTDDAPVRLRTFGYDATTANLSEVHNAVDAPTQFTYDGAHRVTGWRDSNDTEFTYVYDAEGRVIETRGTDGILNSRLIYGERQDDGTSTTTYTDSLGNTTIYRANRHGQIVAITDSLGHTTTQTWDRHDHLLSRTDPLGRTTRWTWDDAGDLISVTAPDGTSSHVAYNALHLPVRVTDPQGATYVQDFDARGNCTTLTAPDGSVHLFTHHSTGAVATVSGPAGDALRIDTDPAGLATVLEDAQGNSTRYLRDAFGRPTRITDPLGATTTLVWDAEGRLRERTAANGATESWSYDGEGNCTGHTDAVGGRTRLIHGPFDLLVARISPDGVEHQFRYDTERRLTEVLNPKGLVWRYVYDAVGQLVKETDFDGHETTYRYDAAGDLTARINAAGQTVGYHYDVAGQLVEKVVDGRRTVFRNDACGRLVSAAGPDGTLAYAYDAVGRVIAETIDGRTLTTACDASGRRTLRRTPGGVETAYSYDTAGRYAELSLSGRTLSFEHDAAGREVLRHLGDRFTLAFTWNPVGSLSGQTLTVHGTAQPSIQRGYTYRHDGLLTGITDRDAGRRSFLLDRAGRVSAVEAGHWSESYAYDETGNQTRAAWPEKHPGSQARGTRSYAGTRLISAGNVRYEHDAAGRCVLRQVKRLSRKPDTWRYAWDAEDRLISVITPDDTCWRYLYDPLGRRIAKQRLSADGAIAEETRFVWDGSTLVEQTTRVGGAAELVTLTWDHDGQAPVAQTETKSLADAPQDVIDQRFFAIITDQIGTPTELVDEEGRIAWRTRTTLWGSTTWNQDATAYTPLRFPGQYYDPETGLHHNYFRHYDPETARYLTSDPLGLDPAPNPFAYVDNPHTLSDPLGLTPCDENDVTWGGRVRYGAPGPGGRATTMRATIESDMTGGKTDPRVNVPGYQKYKKLNKTHLLGAQIGGSNRDPRNFVTMHRFANSPVMRKIEDQIREAVDKRGETIEYTVTPIYRTNDPTDVIPLGLTIEARGNKGFVFTPYEGGDSTNIVTILNVPKRI; encoded by the coding sequence ATGGGCTACACGATCCCGGGTTGGCTGGACGAGATACTCGACGTCATCGGGATCAGCTTCCCGAACGTCGACGAGGACGACTACCGCGAGATGGCCACGTCCATGCGGGAGTTCGCCGACAACTTCGAGGGCAAGGGCGGCGACGCGCACCAGGCGGTGAGCCGGATCCTGTCGTCCTCGCAGGGCTGGGCCGTCGACGCGATGGAGAAGCACTGGTCGCACGTCAAGGCCGGGCATCTCGACAAGATCCCCGAGCTGGCGCGGCTGTTCGCGGACGCGTGCGATGTCGTCGCGGACATCATCTACGGGATGAAGATCAAGGCCGAAATCGAACTCGGGGCGATGGCCGCCTCGGTGGGCATCTCTCTCGGCCTCGCCGCCTTCACCGGCGGCCTGTCCGCGCTACTCGGTGCCGCCGAGATCACCGCCATGCGGCAGGCGGTCAAGCGGATCATCGACGAGGCCGCCGACCGGATTGTGGACGAACTGGTCGCCCGGGTGACCGAACCGGTCAACGCCAAGCTGGAGAAGATGGTCGAGGACGCGGTCCTGGACCTGGCCGAGGGCGCGTTCTCCCTGCCCCCCGAGCCCACGACCGGCGGTGGCGGCTCCGGCAAACACGGCCACGGCGGCGGCATGCAGCTCGCCTCGGCCGGCGCCGGGGCGATGATGCTCGCCTCCGCAGGGGGCGGATCCGGTAGTGACCTGCACATCGACCACGTCGAGTTCGAGGACGGCGCCGACAAGGTCTCCCGGCGCGGCGGCGACCTGCACACGGCCGTCACCGACCCGTTGGAACGCGCCAAGGGCCACTTCGGCCGCACAAAGGGCAGGGATGCCTTCACCGCGCCCTTCGAGTCGGTCCTGGAGGGCGCCCTCAAGGGCTCGGAGAAGGCCGTCAAGAAGATCGTCAAGCACCTCTCCGAGACCGTCCCGGACCGCGTGAAGGCCACCTCCCGCCTGCACAAGGGCAACGACATCGACATCGGTCGGCGGGCCAACAGCGTCCACGTCAACTCCGGCACGGCAGGCGACGGTTCAGGCCACCACGGCGCCCCCGTCACCGGCCGCAAGCCGGGCCCCGGCCTGAAGATCGACTCTGCTGACCTGTCCAGACAAGGCCGCGAGCTGAACACCAAACAGCTGTGCGGCGATCCGATCGACATGGCCAGCGGCCAGATGGTGCTTGCCCAGACGGATGTTGCGTTGCCGGGGGTCCTGCCCCTGATCCTGCGCCGTACCCACCTCTCCGGCTACGAAGAAGGCCGATTCTTCGGCCCGTCGTGGGCCTCCACCCTCGACGAACGGATCCAGCAGGATGACGCTCTGGGCGGATACTGGTGGCACCGGGAGGACGGGTCCGCGCTCGCCTATCCGCGCATGCCCGACCTGCCCGGCGACCGGGTGGGGCCCGCCGAGGGCGTCCGCCTCCCGCTGACCTATGTGAGTCGCGGCAGCGGTTACGTCCTGACGGTGGAGGACCCGTACTCAGGACTCACGCGCCAGTTCGAAGCCGGTACGGCGCAGGGCGGACCGTGGTGGCTGGTCGGCATCGAGGACCGCAACGGAAACCACATCTCCGTCGAGCGCGACGACGACGGTGTTCCGCTCACGGTCACCCACAGTGGCGGTTACCGCATACGCGTCGACCACGACGACCAGCAGCGCATCACCGTGCTGTGGGCCCTCACCGACGACGCCCCGGTACGCCTGCGCACCTTCGGCTACGACGCCACGACCGCGAACCTGAGCGAGGTTCACAACGCGGTCGACGCGCCTACGCAGTTCACCTACGACGGCGCCCACCGCGTGACGGGGTGGCGGGACTCCAACGACACCGAGTTCACCTACGTCTACGACGCCGAGGGACGGGTGATCGAGACCCGCGGGACCGACGGGATCCTCAACTCCCGCCTGATCTATGGCGAGCGCCAGGACGACGGCACCAGCACCACCACGTACACCGATTCACTCGGCAACACCACGATCTACCGCGCCAACCGGCATGGGCAGATCGTCGCGATCACCGACTCGCTCGGGCACACCACCACCCAGACCTGGGACCGCCACGACCACCTGCTCTCCCGCACCGACCCACTGGGTCGTACCACCCGCTGGACGTGGGACGACGCGGGCGACCTGATCTCGGTCACGGCTCCCGACGGCACGAGCAGCCACGTCGCCTACAACGCGCTGCACTTGCCGGTCCGCGTCACCGATCCCCAGGGAGCGACCTACGTCCAGGACTTCGACGCACGGGGCAACTGCACCACCCTGACCGCACCGGACGGCTCGGTTCACCTGTTCACCCACCATTCCACGGGCGCCGTCGCCACGGTCAGCGGTCCCGCGGGCGACGCACTCCGCATCGACACCGACCCGGCGGGCCTGGCCACCGTCCTGGAAGACGCGCAGGGGAACAGCACCCGCTATCTGCGGGACGCCTTCGGACGCCCGACGCGCATCACCGACCCGCTCGGAGCGACCACCACGCTCGTGTGGGACGCCGAGGGCCGGCTGCGGGAACGGACCGCGGCCAACGGCGCCACCGAATCATGGTCGTACGACGGAGAGGGCAACTGCACCGGCCACACCGACGCTGTCGGGGGGCGTACGCGGCTGATCCACGGCCCCTTCGACCTGCTGGTCGCCCGTATCTCCCCGGACGGCGTGGAACACCAGTTCCGCTATGACACCGAACGCCGGCTGACCGAGGTGCTCAACCCCAAGGGACTCGTCTGGAGGTACGTCTACGACGCCGTCGGACAACTGGTGAAGGAAACCGACTTCGACGGGCACGAGACGACATACCGCTACGACGCGGCAGGCGACCTGACCGCGCGGATCAATGCAGCGGGGCAGACCGTCGGTTACCACTACGACGTGGCCGGCCAACTCGTCGAGAAGGTAGTCGACGGCCGCAGGACCGTCTTCCGGAACGACGCGTGCGGGCGGCTGGTCTCGGCGGCCGGACCCGACGGGACACTGGCCTACGCGTACGACGCGGTGGGGCGTGTCATCGCGGAGACCATCGACGGCCGGACGCTGACCACGGCCTGCGACGCCTCGGGGCGCCGGACACTCCGCAGGACACCCGGGGGCGTCGAGACTGCGTACTCCTACGACACGGCCGGCCGCTACGCCGAGCTGTCGCTCTCGGGCCGCACCCTCTCCTTCGAGCACGACGCGGCGGGGCGGGAGGTGCTGCGGCACCTCGGTGACCGATTCACCCTCGCCTTCACCTGGAATCCCGTCGGCAGCCTCAGCGGGCAGACACTCACCGTCCACGGCACCGCGCAGCCGTCGATCCAGCGCGGCTACACCTACCGTCATGACGGGCTCCTGACCGGCATCACCGACCGGGACGCCGGCCGGCGCTCGTTCCTGCTGGACCGGGCGGGGCGGGTCAGCGCCGTCGAGGCCGGGCACTGGAGCGAGAGTTACGCCTACGACGAGACGGGCAACCAGACGCGGGCGGCCTGGCCGGAGAAGCATCCCGGCAGCCAGGCGCGAGGAACGCGCAGCTACGCCGGAACGCGCCTGATCAGCGCCGGCAACGTGCGCTACGAGCACGATGCCGCCGGCCGGTGCGTGCTCCGGCAGGTCAAACGTCTCTCCCGCAAGCCCGACACCTGGCGTTACGCCTGGGACGCCGAGGACCGGCTCATCTCCGTCATCACCCCGGACGACACCTGCTGGCGGTACCTGTACGACCCTCTCGGGCGGCGCATCGCGAAACAGCGTCTGTCCGCGGACGGCGCCATCGCCGAGGAAACCCGGTTCGTCTGGGACGGTTCCACACTGGTGGAGCAGACCACGCGGGTTGGCGGCGCGGCCGAACTGGTCACGCTCACCTGGGACCACGACGGCCAGGCACCTGTCGCGCAGACCGAGACCAAGTCCCTCGCGGACGCTCCGCAGGACGTCATCGACCAGCGCTTCTTCGCCATCATCACCGACCAGATCGGCACTCCCACCGAACTCGTCGACGAGGAGGGCAGGATCGCCTGGCGGACCCGCACGACTCTCTGGGGTTCGACGACCTGGAACCAGGACGCTACCGCCTACACGCCGCTCAGGTTCCCCGGCCAGTACTACGACCCCGAGACGGGGCTGCACCACAACTACTTCCGTCACTACGATCCGGAGACCGCGCGCTATCTCACCTCAGACCCCCTCGGCCTGGACCCCGCGCCGAACCCCTTCGCCTACGTCGACAACCCGCACACGCTGTCCGATCCGCTGGGCCTGACTCCCTGTGACGAGAACGACGTCACGTGGGGCGGCCGGGTCCGCTACGGTGCGCCCGGTCCCGGAGGCCGCGCCACCACCATGCGCGCGACGATCGAGTCCGACATGACCGGCGGAAAGACCGATCCCCGGGTCAATGTGCCCGGTTACCAGAAGTACAAGAAGCTCAACAAGACCCACTTGCTCGGCGCGCAGATCGGCGGCTCCAACCGGGACCCCCGGAACTTTGTCACCATGCACCGGTTCGCCAATTCACCGGTCATGCGGAAGATCGAGGACCAGATCAGGGAAGCGGTCGACAAGCGCGGTGAAACCATCGAGTACACCGTCACGCCCATCTACCGCACGAACGACCCCACCGACGTCATTCCGCTGGGGCTGACCATCGAGGCCCGGGGCAACAAGGGATTCGTCTTCACTCCCTACGAAGGCGGCGACAGTACGAACATCGTCACTATCCTGAACGTCCCCAAACGCATATGA
- a CDS encoding AAA family ATPase, producing MVAGTDAGIPDPVIDAVNAVETARQQWRALAGRHRVPVAVIEVVCSDTQVHRRRLEHRSRSSTGFEEPTWKAVQPRRTGYEPWTDRRLVVDSVADLASNVAKARDYLAICNRPAARS from the coding sequence TTGGTCGCGGGTACCGACGCGGGCATCCCCGACCCGGTCATCGACGCCGTCAACGCCGTGGAGACGGCCCGTCAGCAATGGCGAGCGCTGGCCGGCCGCCACCGGGTGCCCGTAGCGGTCATCGAGGTGGTGTGCTCCGACACACAGGTCCACCGCCGCCGACTGGAGCACCGGTCTCGGAGCAGCACGGGTTTCGAGGAACCGACCTGGAAAGCGGTGCAGCCGCGGAGGACCGGGTACGAACCCTGGACCGATCGCCGGCTGGTGGTCGATTCCGTCGCTGACCTCGCATCGAATGTGGCGAAGGCCCGGGACTACCTGGCGATTTGCAACCGTCCAGCAGCCCGTAGCTGA
- a CDS encoding IS5 family transposase: protein MPVPNWLEGRGGQPESYCHRQMVDAVRYLLAGGITWRAMPADFPAWDRVYAFFRRWRDKGLTAEFHDRLRDRVRQAAGRDPEPTAAVIDAQSVKAAASVPAVTRGFDGGKKVNGRKRHIVVDTLGLLLAVMVTAASVTDRGAGRTLLARLRERHRRVTRVWADGGCTGRLVDFSREVLRVALTVVRRSDDASGFAVLPKRWLVEGTFAWLMRSRRLARDYETRTDTSEAMIRWSMSMVMSRRLARRPS, encoded by the coding sequence ATGCCGGTGCCCAACTGGTTGGAGGGCCGCGGCGGGCAGCCGGAGAGCTACTGCCACCGGCAGATGGTCGACGCGGTGCGCTACCTGCTCGCGGGCGGCATCACCTGGCGGGCGATGCCCGCGGACTTCCCCGCGTGGGACCGTGTCTACGCCTTCTTCCGGCGCTGGCGGGACAAGGGTCTGACCGCCGAGTTCCACGACCGGCTGCGTGACCGGGTACGTCAGGCCGCGGGCCGGGATCCGGAGCCGACCGCTGCCGTCATCGACGCGCAGTCGGTGAAGGCAGCCGCATCGGTGCCGGCTGTGACCAGAGGCTTCGACGGCGGGAAGAAGGTCAACGGCCGCAAGCGGCACATCGTGGTGGACACTCTCGGACTGCTGCTGGCCGTGATGGTGACTGCGGCATCGGTCACCGACCGGGGCGCGGGGCGGACCTTGCTGGCCCGGCTGCGTGAGCGCCACCGGCGCGTCACACGGGTGTGGGCCGACGGCGGCTGCACCGGACGCCTGGTCGACTTCTCCCGCGAGGTGCTGCGTGTCGCGCTGACGGTGGTCAGACGCAGCGACGACGCCAGCGGTTTCGCCGTGCTGCCCAAGAGGTGGCTGGTCGAGGGGACGTTCGCGTGGCTGATGCGCTCCCGCCGCCTGGCACGCGACTACGAGACCCGCACCGACACCTCCGAGGCGATGATCCGGTGGTCGATGAGCATGGTCATGAGCCGCCGGCTCGCCCGGCGACCTTCCTGA
- a CDS encoding SMI1/KNR4 family protein — protein MHPDVTRLIEIVPPGTPRRTRDWNAVERALDTPLPDDYKELVEVYGGGVFDETVWLFDPQCPDEDYNLVAQFAEREKVLAQLWQTEPKPAELGRPGTRVLPWAYIEDSGAMLYWLAGPGQSPNEWTVMFNEGRGPEWEHHATQCASFLLAVLTGESGSSYFPDLPAGSHQFDSNDEILGEED, from the coding sequence ATGCATCCCGATGTGACCAGGCTCATCGAGATCGTTCCGCCGGGCACTCCCCGGCGGACCCGTGACTGGAACGCTGTCGAACGTGCGCTCGACACGCCGTTGCCGGACGACTACAAGGAACTGGTCGAGGTCTACGGCGGCGGCGTCTTCGACGAGACGGTATGGCTGTTCGACCCGCAGTGCCCTGACGAGGACTACAACCTCGTGGCCCAGTTCGCGGAGCGGGAGAAGGTGCTCGCCCAGCTGTGGCAGACCGAGCCGAAGCCGGCGGAACTCGGCAGGCCGGGTACGCGGGTCCTGCCCTGGGCCTACATCGAGGACAGCGGAGCGATGCTCTACTGGCTCGCCGGGCCGGGGCAGAGTCCGAACGAGTGGACCGTGATGTTCAACGAGGGGCGCGGTCCCGAGTGGGAGCACCACGCCACTCAGTGCGCTTCCTTTCTCTTGGCCGTCCTGACGGGAGAGTCCGGGAGCTCGTATTTCCCCGACCTGCCCGCCGGTAGCCATCAGTTCGACTCCAACGACGAGATCCTCGGCGAGGAGGACTGA